The genomic stretch TTTCTGCTTCTCCCTTCTGACATATCGGCCCAGGTGTCCCCTTcggatgagctcttcaatttcttccttcaaatgggtacattctatcgtggtatggccgatatccttgtggtattgacattatttgctagggtccctcttggaccggtcttttctcattggtggggccttttgaagggaactcggtcctcatttgtgaggtagatatgctctctGGTGTCCGTCAGGCTCGTATAGAAGGTGTAAGCCGTTTACCTATGGTCGCTTTCGTGTTTGGTCCTTCTATGTTGATAATCTCTCGACCCTTcatacgccctcttcttcttcgctccattcgacccttcattggcTGGGGGCTTTACATGGGACTCtctttttcctgcctttaagttcgcatggccatcctccacacgaatgtacttttgtgccctctcatagaagtcatctaggtcagtaacttcccttttgagcatattatcccagaATTTTCTTCCCGGACGCACTCTGGCTCtgatggccattttcaactccctgcgggtcaagctccctactttggctgcctccatgttaaacctgtggatgtagccctTTAGACTCTGGTTTTCTCCCtacttcacattggcgaggctggtgcccggcattgtgtaatcatgcacggcgtgatgctgttggacaaattcatcagaaaactgctgccaagacctgatggaccctggtcgaagtctcttgaaccatttgtacacaggtcctttcaatgtgacagcaaagcaatggcacctggctccgctactaatcccccttaatctcatcaggtcgttaaacgtGTCCGGATGGTACTtaggatctgtgtttccttcatagggggtcatatgaggctccttgaagttggctgggagccggatggcttggatcaaCGAAGGGTGATTCATGATCAAAATCGTCCTCGACGGCTTGTCCTCCAGATgcagtgacgatcttgctccgtaggATTCTCAactctgtgtctaggtcttgtctcctcttttcAAGGAGTCGCTCAACGTGGACGGGCTTACATCTCCCTTTcctttcactacaagaaaaaatgcttttaataacaccaaaaatgtgttatcaaaacataccataacactttttgatgtgttaagaccgactatgttatcgtaggtcagggtactttacataacactttatcattgttatacagatgtgttattatactgtcaacgataacacactttctgtgttattttaataaatagataagtgtttaattatattatttatagttgattatataacacatttcaatacttataaatttgtgttatactacactttagtataacacattatttgtgttatataatgaagtttgcataacaaaattctttacttataaaaagtgttattgtaattgatattataacacatttttcgtattattttaatatttagataagtttaaattctcattatatattcatttatataacactaatttattctattatattttaatttttttatataattaaaattagctttctaatatgtactagcatcatcaaatgaactttattttcaaataacaaatagtaaaaacattcaacattatattaacaatccacaaattagattaaaacattcaacactgtcatcaacaacaaaatgttcttaaagtattcaagtagtcttaaatattcaacatataagCCTTGAATGATGATTTCAGTAAGTCCAACACAGGGTAGTAAAGGAATGTGATGTGAGGATTATAGCAAGGACAAAACAAGATACTGAGAAGTAAAAGAATGCAGTGTAAACAACCAAGTGAGGAACCCCATCTTTCAATGTATGCCATTGATCATTTGTTGCCAAGTTGAATGCTGGTGAGAAAAGAGAAAAGCAAACACCAGCAAAGAAACATATGGACAGTCCAATGAGAGTGCTTTTCCCAAACACATGTAGCAAGagttataattattaaatgtgaTAGAGAATCTGAGATGTTTGGATTTGAATGTCAGGTGATGAACGTCCAAATATTGTTGTGTAGTATTTTTGCAACACAAGATTATCACTTTTCATCTAAATGTGagaattttaattgattttccatACTAAAAATTATTATCTTTTACAGTGCCATCTATAATGGTACAGCTAGTTTCTGCTCATTCTCATTATCCTTAAGTGCACCATCAAACGAAACAATTAAGTAAAAATTACATCACTCAACAAGCTtgatgattttatttttaaaaatgaataaaaacaaGATAATTCTTTGATAACCTTAACATTTAATGAATGAAACATACCCCTCTTTAGATGAAAAACCTTCAAGCTTTTCTTTATTATCAGCTGCATTAGATGAGTGGACAGTAGAAGCAAGGCAAACTGCAACAAAGAAGCAGCCAACGCTATGGAAAAGGATCTCGACTCTATTAATTCTATTGTCTAAAAAGTAATTCGAGGTTGTTCCTGTCACCATTAAAGATCGCAACAGATGCAAAAAATTCAGTATCTATAAGAGCAACACAGACAAACATCAACATTTAGAAatggtcagagagagagagagaatgaaagaaaggacctaTAACAACTGTTATGCTTGCAGTGATCACTTCTATGACTAATAAGCCAACAAAAGCCCAAGCATACTGAGTTGAGAGATTTCCAAGGCTAAGTACCACCCCTCCTGCCATTGCAAACATCACAGAAGGCCAATTATCATCCTGCACCAATCACCCTAACATGAATCGAAACCAAatacatacaatacaatacaactCCATTATGGCAAACAGATGAAATTTTCATTATGTTGTGCTCCTTATCACTGGTCTCTCCAAATAGCACCACATTCATCAAAGAGaatagagaatgaatgaactaaactttatctaaatatatgcaattgttgaatatttgtgattcaacacttgtaatgagctaaaaaatataatcaatactGAATTAATCATGAGAAGGAGTAGCcaaaagaattatataaaaaaaagaagaggaaaaacaaaaaaaaaattggattctAGTCATGTCTCATAATAATTGGACCTTTTTATTAAACTTCATGGAGACAAGACTGTCACAATAAAATTGCCTAGCAATATTTTTATGGCAAACAGATGAAATTTTCATTATGTTGTGTTCCTGCAGAAGGTTGATGACTGATGAGGCTATATTatccccttttttttttctttcattgctATAGTTTAATCCCTCAAATGCTACCAACTTTTTTCATTATGTACTTGTACTAATCATATTTCTTGGAAGTATTTTGCTGAACATAAGCATCTTAATCTTTTAATTCATGATCAAAATCATAATCAAAGTGTCCAACTAAGATACAGGTAATAATCATGATCAAATTATATTCCCATTTATAACACAGTCACAAGAAGAATATAAGAAAAGCACACCCACAAGTCAATGTGGAGCAAAGAATTCAAAGGAACACAGTCACAAACACTTGACACTATATTGAGGATTAACACACAGACAAAAAGATTTGAATGCTTAGTTAATCATTTAATtgtaaacaaagaaaaaaaaagacttaTTCCACAAACTATCATGTGTATAAGGAAAATTATTCAAGTGAAATCAAGAAACTTACCCAAATCATGAGATCATACATAAGCatacaaacaacaaaaataaaacatagaAAGATTTTTTAAACTAATTCATATTACTCCATACTACTACAGTCCatataattacaaaattatacgGTATAACCTTGCATAAATTTCCCACTGTCTCATTTAGGATGGAGATCTTCTTGCAATGGTAGTGGATGGAGAGTTTCTAGCAGGTATTGTTGCAGAACCCAATGactctataaaaaaaaaaccagtgTGTATAAAAAAATTAGCATATTTGATATAAGAAATAAAGTAAATGATAAACACCCATAAGGTCCTTGGACTAGGCCAAGTGAGCCTAACCTCCATTGTTAAACAACCAAGCtccatgaaaataaaaaataaaaaacccatGTCCTAAGATCTAAACAATCCCCAAAAAAGAATACCATGGTATGAAGCTCATAAATTTTGGAGAACTCATATGTAGAAAGAGAACAATAAGTCATAAagtattgaaaaagaaaaaaaaagaataccATGGATTGAGCAGAAACAGAAAAATAGGTTAAGCCAAAACTTCTAGCACCTTAAAATCAGCAAAACTAAGCAAAGTTGAAGAATATGCACCTTCTAATTAGAAGTAGCATACCTTTAGGGGCTGCTCTACCTTTTGGTTACCCTTTCTCTAAAAATGCACGAGGACACTACATTAGCATAATAATTTTGTAGATAAATTATTATGCTCCTTCCTAAAAAAATTATTGAGACAATTTTCAAAACTAAGCTTATTATACCTTTTAACTGCATATATTGAACAATAAACAATGGAAAAACCAGTAACTACcagaaaataaattattattattattattattaagctcctctacttcttcatcttcttATTCTCTATTTTCATTTAAGCTCAAATTCTCAATAAATTCATAATTTTCCTTCTTCTCCTAAACAAAACCAAATATTACAACACTAGAGTTTAGTATTAGaaagaattaaaaataaaaactttccTGAGAACCAAATAGAAATACCCCATATTGTATTTTGTTGAGGCAAAACTAGAAAATTTGAAAACTAACCAGACCATGCAATGGAAAAGCAAGAGATACCCAAGTTTTAAGAAAAATGGTACCTGGAATCCAAAAAGTCTCTGGATAATTCTTCTATGAACAAATCAACTCTATGTCTATTGCTCACAACTGCCTCCCCTTTCACAACACCAAGAATAAATGGATACATTGTTTTGAAAGGTCCAACTCTAGATTATCCAGTAGCACTTTATTATGCATCAAAAAATGTTTACATAAAAAGTTGCACCCTACTATTGAAGAAATGGCTAATAATTAGTTAATTCTTCATTCTTGGTTTGCTCAGTAGCAAAAACATGAATGACCTCCTTAGATTTATGTGTTTATGATGCTAGTAAACATCATTCCACATTTATCAGGAATCATTTTGCTTGCAACCCTGTCATGAAACCTGTGTAGATGGATGAAAAATTCTAGTAAGATATTAAATCTAATAGTTGTATTAACTAGAGCAgtgtttcataaaaaaaaaaaacacatggtAGTATGTTAATATGAACCATATTCATGAATCAAAATTTCTAGACCTCGGTACATATAAAGTATAACCATAAAACAAAATTTATGTTGCTTCTAAAACATTATATAATTCATACATTAAGAACCAAAGCATTTGAAATGTTATAGCGATTACAAGAACTAAGAAAGAAATCAGCAACAATAAGATCAAGTGGTACCATCTCAGAGAACTATAGAAGTAGAACCTGCAGAAAATTTCGACTAAAGCCCAAAACTAGCTGCAGCTTGATCTAGTATAAGCTCCTCTCAGCATCCTCAAGCCTCATCTAATATCACAATAAAAATTTACAACAACAGATTTATacatatatagaatatatagagagagaggaaACAAAACAAATATTTTTTGCTGCAAAGCAACTCAGTAACCCAAAAAAACTCATATATTTCGGTTGAGGAAACAAAACTAAGTAGACTAGCAAAAACAGAGGAcaaatacaattttaaattagCAGGGTTTATAGAAAaagttttattgttatattagcaCTGCCTTTAAGACTTCCATTGAATGAGATGTTACTTACATTGCCATAAGATCCTTCCTCAAGACTAAGTCACAAATATTGTTTAGTACATTAAGCTTGTTACTCATTCAAGAAAACATACACTGTAATGGGTTGCCTCAACTTAACTAATTGATTGCCTCAACTTAACTGATGTTACTCTACGTCTAGTTCATCAGCTCGAGCAAATCCATTATAGATGATAAAGATTACAGCCAAATATAGAGTTACAGCAGACAATGGTCAATGTGAATAAGAGATATTGCTTTATTTGTGCACAACATTAATAGAGAACTTTTGTATTGCTTTAATCATGTCTTATATATACTTATTGATTTATAGGTACGAGATAGCTTTATTGGCAATAATGAATCCATAATTCCTCTTATATCACCAAGATATCAACCATTAACAAACCACACTCACATTccaattaaaatattaaatttgattACTATTTTAAGATTGATTTATATAtcaaatgaaaaaaatacaaatatacagTGAGAAAACATACAAACACACACTCATTCCTTTGTGTGCACTTCAGCTTTAAGCCAAGTAATTCATTAAACCCAATATTCAACATTAGAACAAATTTCATTTTCTACAGCTCTTAACCATCAGGATGTATGATAATTGATTCACTAAACCCAGTAGCTCATATAGCCTATGTACTTCAAATTAGTTAGCAAAATAAGAGACAAGATGTGTTTAAAACTAACAAGAAAATTATCTCAGAACCATTCAAATATATGATATCCTAAAACTAGAATAACACATatgtatcatatatatatataaacacatgtATATCTAAAAAAATGTACGTGTGTGTGTTGTGTGCGTGTGTGTATATCCTAAAATAAAATCACTCAAGCCTATTTCTATGAACGAGAAACAGAGCAATtcaatatatgtgtgtgtgttgtgTGCGTGTGTGTTAATTTTGTAATCTCGTTGTTGTATAAATTAATTGAACCAGTTGCTCTGGCATAGGTAGCTTCACAAACTGTATCCCTCTTTGCATGTTAAGAAATTAGACACTATATGCTTTACAAGTCACATTGCACCAATTAGAATCCCCCAAGACAAGACTATTCAAAAGCAGGGAGTGTTAAAAACGATACAGGCCTAGGTATAACCTCAATCTTCTTACAAGAAAATAATTTTCTGCACACATGAACAAAAGGTAGATACCCT from Humulus lupulus chromosome 5, drHumLupu1.1, whole genome shotgun sequence encodes the following:
- the LOC133780452 gene encoding ureide permease 3-like isoform X2; the protein is MQGGVVLSLGNLSTQYAWAFVGLLVIEVITASITVVIGTTSNYFLDNRINRVEILFHSVGCFFVAVCLASTVHSSNAADNKEKLEGFSSKEGYVSFIKC
- the LOC133780452 gene encoding ureide permease 3-like isoform X1, which encodes MFAMAGGVVLSLGNLSTQYAWAFVGLLVIEVITASITVVIGTTSNYFLDNRINRVEILFHSVGCFFVAVCLASTVHSSNAADNKEKLEGFSSKEGYVSFIKC